Genomic window (Armatimonadota bacterium):
CGGACGCCAGCGAACAGGAGGTCGAGGCCTACCGGCTCAGGCTGGAACAGGAGATGCACCGGCTTCAGGACGAAGCCGAAGCCAAGATGGGGCACGGCAGTGCCGAGGCCGCAGCAGCGACGACTTAAAACTCCGTATCCGGAAACGCCTCGGCAAGGGCCGCCCTCGTCGCTTCCTCCCCAAAACCTTTGGACGTCAAAGACCGCGCAGCCTTTCTCGGATCGGAGAAGCGTTTCGTGCGGAGCCAGGCTTTGGCGGCTTCCGATTCGTCCGCTTCGGAGTACGCGGTCATGGCTCGGTCCAGCACCGCTTCGTCGACCCCGCGCCGCTCCAGCTTGGCCGCGACCTTGAGCCGGCCGTCGAATCTCTGCGACTTGGCGAGTTCGGCCTCCCGGTCGGCGAGCCGCTCGTCCATCACGAACTTCTTAGACTTGCAGTAAGCCACGATCCGTTCGAGTTCGG
Coding sequences:
- a CDS encoding RecX family transcriptional regulator; this encodes MSAGPDPALGPALRYLAASEKSEAELRSFLAKKGVEEAELERIVAYCKSKKFVMDERLADREAELAKSQRFDGRLKVAAKLERRGVDEAVLDRAMTAYSEADESEAAKAWLRTKRFSDPRKAARSLTSKGFGEEATRAALAEAFPDTEF